The proteins below come from a single Deltaproteobacteria bacterium genomic window:
- a CDS encoding DMT family transporter: MAALVKATSRSIPLFEIIFFRGLLSTLFLIPLCLHFKLPLRGNNQRLLVMRGLFGFTALIFNFFALSKISLVNESVLRQTTPIFVILLSLIIFKERFFPSLLIFILIAVFGIILILKPQNNFVNWGSLSAIFGAFLAACAYLSIRQLHSSEETPIISLYFSLVSALAALPFLLWHWETPDLKSTLSLLGIGISGTLGQLTLTHAYKYSEASWVTPFTYLQVPFSLVLGILFFKEVPDLLSFGGLILTMASCLILVIIKTRMEKKDLVPLT, translated from the coding sequence ATGGCAGCTTTGGTCAAAGCCACTTCTCGCAGCATTCCCCTCTTTGAAATCATCTTTTTTCGCGGGCTGCTTTCAACTTTATTTTTGATCCCCCTTTGCTTGCATTTTAAACTACCACTACGAGGCAATAATCAACGTTTGTTGGTCATGAGAGGCCTTTTTGGTTTTACGGCATTGATTTTTAATTTCTTTGCCTTAAGCAAAATCAGTTTGGTCAATGAATCCGTGTTAAGGCAAACCACGCCCATTTTTGTGATTCTGTTATCGCTCATTATTTTTAAAGAACGCTTTTTCCCCTCTTTATTAATTTTTATTTTAATCGCCGTTTTTGGAATTATCTTGATTCTAAAACCCCAAAATAATTTTGTTAATTGGGGTTCACTTTCTGCCATTTTTGGGGCGTTCTTAGCCGCTTGCGCCTATCTTAGCATTAGGCAGCTTCACTCCAGCGAAGAAACTCCGATCATCTCACTTTATTTTTCATTAGTTTCCGCCTTAGCCGCACTACCTTTTCTGCTTTGGCACTGGGAAACCCCAGACTTAAAATCGACTTTGAGTTTACTGGGCATCGGAATCAGTGGCACGCTTGGGCAATTAACCCTCACTCATGCCTATAAATATTCTGAAGCTAGCTGGGTTACCCCTTTTACCTACCTACAAGTTCCCTTTAGCTTGGTCTTAGGTATTTTATTTTTTAAAGAAGTGCCTGATTTATTATCTTTTGGCGGTCTCATCTTAACCATGGCTAGCTGTTTAATTTTAGTGATCATTAAAACCCGTATGGAGAAAAAAGACCTTGTCCCCCTTACCTG
- a CDS encoding HD domain-containing protein, whose protein sequence is MPLTSHNPLLQTLFKAGGKVYAVGGSVRDELLARPTKDQDLLVSQIPMERLCQILAKFGHVKMVGKSFGVLKFKPHDAELTLDIALPRKEQSTGTGHRDFEVEFDPFLPVEQDLGRRDFTINAIAKDLASGTYIDPFHGKIDLANKTLKVVFLQAFEEDPLRLLRAVQFTARLNLTIEPQTLALMKKNAGLIKTVSPERILEELRKLFSAERPSVGFDLMREVGLLSILFPEVERMIGVMQPARHGGDVYTHTMRVLDAARGSADLETPGDLEVMFAALFHDLGKPYTRAEDPKTKKVTFYGHQIVSSRLARKWIQRYPIEMLGVNPQNILNLVFNHMFETKSFYGERAIRRFIRKIGQDLIFKLIDLRIADKKGGGFPHTVRGVFKLRNIVKEELAKKPPFSPKDLAINGHHLMELGFPEGPTLGKILKDMVDHVLADPENNTLDYLKNFALTKYSHLLATAG, encoded by the coding sequence GTGCCATTGACCTCCCATAATCCCTTGCTACAAACCTTATTCAAAGCCGGCGGCAAAGTGTATGCCGTGGGTGGATCGGTGCGCGACGAGTTGCTGGCGCGCCCCACCAAAGACCAAGATCTTTTAGTTTCCCAAATCCCCATGGAAAGGCTTTGCCAAATCTTAGCAAAGTTTGGGCATGTTAAGATGGTGGGCAAAAGTTTTGGCGTTTTGAAATTTAAGCCTCATGATGCTGAGCTTACTCTCGATATTGCCTTGCCGCGCAAAGAACAATCCACCGGAACCGGTCACCGTGATTTTGAGGTAGAATTTGACCCTTTTCTTCCCGTTGAACAAGATTTAGGCCGGCGTGATTTTACCATCAATGCGATCGCTAAAGATTTGGCCTCTGGCACCTACATTGACCCTTTCCATGGCAAGATTGATCTGGCCAATAAAACTCTTAAGGTAGTTTTTCTGCAGGCCTTTGAAGAAGACCCTCTGCGCTTACTTCGTGCCGTTCAATTTACGGCCCGTTTAAATCTTACGATCGAACCCCAAACTCTTGCCCTCATGAAAAAAAATGCTGGGCTTATTAAAACCGTTTCTCCTGAGCGCATCTTGGAAGAATTAAGAAAATTATTCAGCGCCGAAAGGCCTTCGGTGGGTTTTGACCTCATGCGCGAGGTTGGGCTTTTATCTATTTTATTCCCCGAAGTTGAACGCATGATTGGAGTGATGCAACCTGCCCGTCATGGTGGCGATGTTTACACTCATACCATGCGGGTGCTCGATGCGGCGCGCGGCAGTGCCGACCTTGAAACCCCAGGCGATTTAGAAGTGATGTTTGCTGCCCTCTTTCATGACCTTGGCAAACCCTACACTCGAGCCGAAGATCCCAAAACCAAAAAAGTCACTTTTTACGGGCATCAAATTGTCTCAAGCCGCTTAGCCCGCAAATGGATACAACGTTACCCTATTGAGATGTTGGGGGTTAATCCGCAAAATATTTTAAACCTGGTTTTTAATCACATGTTTGAAACCAAGAGTTTTTACGGCGAAAGGGCCATTCGTCGGTTTATTCGAAAAATTGGCCAAGATCTTATTTTTAAACTCATTGACCTCAGAATTGCCGACAAAAAAGGTGGCGGTTTTCCCCATACGGTGCGTGGGGTTTTTAAATTAAGAAATATTGTTAAAGAAGAATTGGCTAAAAAACCCCCGTTTAGCCCCAAAGACCTGGCGATTAATGGGCATCACCTCATGGAATTGGGCTTTCCCGAAGGCCCAACCCTAGGCAAAATTTTGAAAGATATGGTTGACCATGTCTTGGCTGACCCTGAAAATAATACTTTAGATTATTTAAAAAACTTTGCTTTAACAAAATATTCACATTTGCTTGCTACAGCAGGTTAA
- a CDS encoding dephospho-CoA kinase has protein sequence MKVYALTGNIASGKSTVARYFKSFGIPVIDADGVVHQLYRKGAKLYTTLVEKFGPVILNRNRQINRKKLAGIVFHSPQKRRWLESVTHPLVMQTINQRLKKLSQTPRPFAVVEAALMLESGYHQFFDGLILVHVDPKTQMTRLMNRSQLKSREARQYMKAQWPLKKKLTFANYLIDNSGSFKQTKLTVAQLVKTLKGED, from the coding sequence ATGAAAGTTTATGCGCTGACGGGAAACATCGCTTCCGGCAAAAGCACGGTGGCTCGCTATTTTAAGTCTTTTGGTATTCCGGTGATCGATGCCGATGGTGTGGTGCATCAACTTTATCGCAAAGGGGCTAAACTTTATACCACCCTGGTTGAAAAATTTGGCCCGGTGATTTTAAATCGCAATCGCCAAATCAATCGCAAAAAATTAGCGGGGATTGTTTTTCATTCCCCTCAAAAACGCCGCTGGCTTGAGTCGGTCACCCATCCCTTGGTCATGCAAACTATTAACCAACGTCTTAAAAAACTATCCCAAACCCCGCGCCCTTTTGCGGTGGTAGAGGCAGCCCTTATGCTAGAAAGTGGTTATCATCAATTTTTTGATGGTCTTATTTTGGTGCACGTTGACCCCAAAACTCAAATGACTCGTTTGATGAATCGCAGCCAGTTGAAAAGCCGTGAGGCCCGCCAATATATGAAAGCTCAATGGCCCCTGAAAAAGAAACTTACGTTTGCCAATTATTTAATTGATAATTCAGGAAGTTTTAAACAAACCAAACTTACCGTGGCACAATTAGTCAAAACTCTTAAAGGTGAAGATTAG